The proteins below come from a single Procambarus clarkii isolate CNS0578487 chromosome 54, FALCON_Pclarkii_2.0, whole genome shotgun sequence genomic window:
- the LOC138352702 gene encoding protein IWS1 homolog, whose product MGGGNGGERQLEETARRARQETQQGGSARRASQKSMPEEPTRRASQKSKPGGSARRANQESQPGEPARRASQRSQPEEHARGANQESQPGEPARRASQKSQPEEHARRANQESQPEEQAGRVSQESQPREPARGPSQESLPGEPAKRVSQESQPGESARRVSQESQPEEPARRVSMESQPEEPARRVSMEGQSGEPARRASQEDQPGQPARRASHETQPEEPARRASHEGQSGEPVRRASQKSQPREPARRDSQGGQPGEPARRASQESQPGGPARRASQESQPGG is encoded by the coding sequence atgggagggggtaatggtggggaacgaCAGCTAGAAgagaccgccaggagagccagacAGGAGACCCAGCAAGGAGGGTCAGCCAGGAGAGCCAGCCAGAAGAGCATGCCAGAAGAGCCAACCAGGAGAGCCAGCCAGAAGAGCAAGCCGGGAGGGTCAGCCAGGAGAGCCAACCAGGAGAGCCAGCCAGGAGAGCCAGCCAGGAGAGCCAGCCAGAGGAGCCAGCCAGAAGAGCATGCCAGAGGAGCCAACCAGGAGAGCCAGCCAGGAGAGCCAGCCAGGAGAGCCAGCCAGAAGAGCCAGCCAGAAGAGCATGCCAGAAGAGCCAACCAGGAGAGCCAGCCAGAAGAGCAAGCCGGGAGGGTCAGCCAGGAGAGCCAGCCAAGAGAGCCAGCCAGAGGACCCAGCCAGGAGAGCCTGCCAGGAGAGCCAGCCAAGAGGGTCAGCCAGGAGAGTCAGCCAGGAGAGTCAGCCAGGAGAGTCAGCCAGGAGAGCCAGCCAGAAGAACCAGCCAGGAGGGTCAGCATGGAGAGCCAGCCAGAAGAGCCAGCCAGGAGGGTCAGCATGGAGGGTCAGTCAGGAGAGCCAGCCAGAAGAGCCAGCCAAGAGGATCAGCCAGGACAGCCAGCCAGAAGAGCCAGCCATGAGACCCAGCCAGAAGAGCCAGCCAGAAGAGCCAGCCACGAGGGTCAGTCAGGAGAGCCAGTCAGGAGGGCCAGCCAGAAGAGCCAGCCACGAGAGCCAGCCAGAAGAGACAGCCAGGGGGGTCAGCCAGGAGAGCCAGCCAGGAGGGCCAGCCAGGAGAGCCAGCCAGGAGGGCCAGCAAGGAGAGCCAGCCAGGAGAGCCAGCCAGGAGGATAA
- the LOC123771278 gene encoding uncharacterized protein, with product MHSYSWILLLWTTLVVSKVLVVAQISNPGYGSQTRGPGDAGNAGQRGSSGQQDSSPVVGGGPAVVSGSRLGAGLGLGSSKGININLGQGIGGGPASTSGQRVTGGERAAQVSSGPRATSGSSGPASYAGARYGSPQVSRVDALFNPTVTQLFTVDRFVTLTDQAFQSVAVTLTSLTVQTVTTGTRGVVQTPVDDRVALQTTVVVRPSTLTVTYVQSDFRIVTERSLDYVTIAHTSYVIMQTTYTTTATQVLSYTTTLVRTNINTKSTVFTDYRTVTDTVLVPGARYGYRQL from the exons ATGCATTCGTATTCCTGGATATTGCTGCTATGGACGACCCTGGTGGTGTCCAAAGTGCTGGTCGTTGCACAGATCTCCAAC CCAGGTTATGGGAGTCAGACCAGAGGACCGGGAGATGCGGGTAATGCTGGTCAGAGAGGTTCATCGGGTCAACAAGACAGCAGTCCAGTTGTAGGTGGCGGTCCGGCCGTCGTCAGCGGTTCGCGTCTGGGTGCTGGATTAGGCCTTGGCAGCAGTAAAGGAATAAATATTAACCTCGGCCAAGGCATCGGCGGCGGTCCAGCTAGTACTTCTGGGCAAAGAGTCACCGGCGGTGAGAGGGCTGCACAGGTCAGCAGCGGGCCTCGAGCTACCTCTGGCAGCAGCGGTCCGGCTTCTTACGCTGGGGCAAGGTATGGCAGTCCTCAAGTGAGCAGAGTGGATGCACTATTTAACCCCACTGTCACCCAGCTCTTCACCGTCGACCGCTTCGTCACCCTCACTGATCAGGCTTTCCAGAGTGTGGCTGTCACCCTCACTTCCCTCACAGTCCAGACTGTTACCACTGGAACACGCGGG GTGGTCCAGACGCCGGTGGATGACCGCGTCGCCCTCCAGACAACGGTAGTTGTCAGACCTTCAACACTAACGGTCACGTACGTGCAGTCAGACTTCAGGATTGTGACTGAAAGGTCTTTAGACTACGTGACCATCGCTCACACCTCTTACGTCATCATGCAGACTACCTACACTACTACTGCTACccaagt GCTGTCGTACACGACAACGCTGGTGAGAACAAACATCAATACTAAGAGCACGGTGTTCACGGACTACCGCACAGTCACCGACACAGTCCTCGTCCCCGGAGCCCGCTACGGTTATAGACAGCTCTAG